The following nucleotide sequence is from Paenibacillus odorifer.
GCTTGATCGCACTAAGCTGGGAGCTGAGCTGAATTACACCAGCAGTGGACGAAGTCCAATCTGTGCCAAACAACACTGTGTCCTCTGACTTTCCTTGTTCCCAGAGACATTCTGCATTCGCACGCAGGAAATCAACAGCATCAACTGCTGCAGAATCAGCTTTAACCCATTCAGCTGTATAGCGAATCAGGATCCCTTTAAACAGTCCCGCATCACCATTCCCTTCATCTGGCAGCACACCTCCCTGAGAGTCAGCAAGTTCATGTGCTGCGGCGGCAAAGGTTAGGTGAGCATCTTCTAAATATTCTTGCTCTTTAGTAATACGGTACAGTTCAACTGCTGCGCCAATGAAGACGCCTTGATTGTAGGAGTATTTCCAATCCTTATCGATCTGGCCATTGCCAGTGCGATTCATGCCATCCCATACAAAACCCGTTGCCGGATCTACCAGATGCTCTTTTTGCCATCTGTATATTTTTAACGCCCATTCAAGATTGCTAGCTTCACCAAAAGCTTGATATAAGCGTGCCGCAAGTATAGCTGCCGGTGCGTTGGCTGGTGTATTTTTATAATCCAACTGTGACTTCTGCCAAGCAATCCCACCGCCCATATGCTCGTTCCAGCCTGTCTGAATGTCATTCCATAAAAGAAGGGCTGTATCTTTATAACCTTCCACTCCTGTTGCTTGATATGCACGAAGCCACGCGAGAGCCATCCATTCCATATCATCATACAACTCGTTTGGCCATACTCCACCATTTCGCTGAAGCAGACCTTCATGAAGTGCGGAAAGCCTTTCGGCATACCAGTTCTCTCTAGTCCGCTGTAGTCCATCTACCAATACATCCACAGCATGAGCCATCCACCAATAATGAAAAATCGTGTTGCATTCTCCATTTGGACAAGGTGTTTCTATATTGTACATTTTGATCGCTTCATTCCAGAAGAATGAATCCAGCGCAGCTTGTGCTTGATTCGCCCGTACCTCCCAAATCCCTATCTCCAATTGGTTCATATAGACTCTCTCCCTGGTTCGATTTTTGTTGCATTAACCCTTAATACCACTAAAGGCTATTCCCTGTACAAAATAACGCTGAAGCGCTAAAAACAACACCAATATCGGCAAGATCGCTACTAGCGCACCAGCCATCATTGGACCGTAGTCTGTTTGAAAATTATAAGAAAAAGCTTGAAGTCCCATTTGAATCGTTGCTTTGTTGGGATCATTCAGCACAATCATTGGCCATAAGAAACTGTTCCAGCCCGCTTGGAAGGTAAAGATACTTAAAGTAGCCAACGCTGGTTTAGTCAACGGCAAATAAATCCGCCAAAATATTTTAAACTCTCCACAGCCTTCGATCCGGGCCATTTCCATCATGTCACTAGGCAAGGTGAGAAAGAATTGCCGCATAAAGAACACAGCAAAGGTTCCTGAAGCACCCGGAAGAATAATCCCCCAGAATGAGTTCATCAGCCCGTTACCCCCGCTACCAAAAATATCATTGCCTCCAAAAAGAGGAATATGGCGCATAACATAAACCGTGGGGATCATCGTCACAATGCCTGGTATCATCATCGCCGCAAGCAGCACGCGGAATATTGGCTTATTGAGCTTAAAATTCAACTTTGCAAACGCGTATCCACTGATGGAACCAAAGAACAGATTCGCCAGTACACCCGCTACTGCAAGTACAAGCGAATTCCAGAAATAGAGCGCAAACGGAACCGTAGTAAATGCCTTACGATAGTGTTCTAAGGTCAAATGTGAAGGAAACCACCGGATGGGCATGGCGAATATCTCTTCGTCAGGCTTCAAGGATGTAAGAACACTCCAATAAAAAGGTAGAAACATTACGATGGCAATAACAATGCACACTATATAATAGATAGTTTTACTTAAGCTTCTTTTTAATAACGAACTTCCGCTAGTATCCATACCTCTATCCCCCTTCTGCATGGCAAGCCCGGCTTATACAATGGACTCCTCCGCCTTTGTGATCCGCATGTTTATAAGTGAGAATATGAGAATCGCCACAGCAAGCACAAATGCTTGTGCAGACGCATACCCCATTTGCAATTGATTAAAGCCCTGCTGATAGATCAGATAAACCGGGGTCTTTGTCATATTCGCCGGACCACCCTGCGTCAGCACAAAAGCTTGGTCGAACAACTGCAACGCACCAATGATTGACATCGTACTGACAAGAAAGGTCGTTGGTCGCAGCTGCGGCCAAGTAATAAACCGGAAACAAGCCAGCTTATTAGCACCGTCCAGCCGTGCAGATTCGTACAAATAGTCAGGCACGCCTTGCAGACCTGCCAAGTAGATAATCATATTAGAACCTACCGACTGCCAGAGGGTAAGCATAATAATGGACAACATCGCCGTTCGTGTCTCGGATAACCAAGCCGGACCTGTAATCCCAACATAAGACAACAATCCGTTAACCAAACCAAATTCAGGATGCAAAAGCCAGATCCATACCGTAGCTGCAGCAACAGCGGATGTAAGGGTAGGCAGATAATTCAGTGTGCGGAACAACTTTACCCCACGCCAGGATCGACTAAGTAGAATCCCGAGGAGAAGCGAAATCAGAATATTAAATGGAACGAAAATGATGGAATACAGAAATACATTTCGGAATGTTTTCCATAACAAACTGTCCTCTATCAAACGGCGATAGTTATCAAAACCGATCCAATCGTTTCTACTAAGTACATCGTAGTTGGTAAAGCTTAAATATAGCGCCATTACCACGGGGATGACCGTGAAAACTGTAAACAGCAATACCGTGGGTGTAATAAACAGATAAGCCGTCCGCGCCTGATGTTTCTCTAGCTTTCTGATGGAAGCCATTTCAGCTACCCCCTCCTAAGCAAAAGGGAGGCGAAACCTCCCTTCACTTCAAATGTCTTACTTATTACTTCACTACTTCATTATCCTTCAGCATTTTGTCGCCCTCTTCTTGTGATTTCTTTAAGGTCTCATCAATGCTCATCTTGTTTTGCTGGTTAAGCTGCAAATTAGGGGCCAAAGCATCAGTCTCCATCACGGAATAACCAGGGTGGTTCGGACGAACCTTAGCGAACTCCAGCGTTTCCAGAAACGGCTGCCACTTTGGATCATCCTTGAAAAATGGATCTTCCATCGATGGCTTATAACCCGGCAGATTTAGACTCGTCTTAGCCCAGAGCAACGCGTTATCCTTGTTCGCTGTCCACCATTTGATGAACTCCCATGCCTCTTCTTTATGTTTGGAGCCTTCTGGAATCACTAGACCAAATCCACCCATGACACTGCCTTTATCACCATTTGGTCCGGCCGGAGGAGGAACGATTCCATAATCCAGATCTTTACCATATTTGTTATAGGTGCTGAGCATCCACGGACCGGAATACAGCATAGCCACTTTACCTGTGACAAAAGCATCTTGCCCTTCACCAAGTCCAAGTTCGAACCCTACTTTATATACCTTATCCTTGTTCATCAATCGATCCCAGAACTCAAGCACTTGCTTGCCCTGCTCATTATTAAAATTGGTCTTTCCATCTTCTGTAAGCATGGTGCCGCCAGCCTGTTGGAGATACATATTAAAAAGTCCCAAATCCCCCATAGAAAAACCTGCGGTCTCCAATTTATTTCCATTCCATTTGGTTAGCTTCGTAGCCGCTGCCTCTAGTTCATCCCAAGTTGTTGGAGGCTGAAGTCCAGCCTCTGCGAGCAGCTTCTTATTATAGAAAAGAGCACGTGCATCTACCGTAAGCGGCAGCCCATATAATTTGTCATCGTATGAAAGCTCCCGTAGCGATTCGCTGTAAAAATCATCTTCGGAAATGCCGTCACGCGTTAAGTATTCATCTACCGGATGCAGTACATTTTTCGGAGCATACAGTGAAGTTCTCCAACGGTCCCAAAACAGTACATCAGGAGTGCCGCCATTGGTCGCAGAAGTTAGGAATTTCGTAATCATATCCTGTTGCAGCACATATTTTACGTGAATTTTATCCTGCGATTTATTAAAAGCATCCACCATGGTCTCGAATTGCTTCTGCCCCTCACCGCCCCAATCTCCCCAGAAGGTAAGCTCTGTCTTTTTCCCGGTACTGCTCCCAGCTTTGCTTGTGTTTCCGGTCTCTTTGTCCGCAGATCCGTTATTACCACCGCAGCCCGCAGCAAGTGTAGTAGTCATTACCAAAACAATGGAGGTAACCAGCCATTTTTTCATGTTCTCTATCCCCTTTAGAGTCGATTATAAAAACCTTGTTGGTCTCAACCGCGCTTAATTTGCCTACCACAGCGCATGAGTACAAGCTCACAGAACATCATGTTTGCCCAAGAGAACCATGGACGTGTAAATTCATCAGGATTATCCACATGAAACCCTTCATGCATAAATCCAGTTCCAGCATCCGTCTTCTCCAGCAGATGAAGTAAGACCTCCTGTTCCTCTATGCTGACAGATGTCATTCCCTGTATCGCTAAAGCTATGGGCCAGATATACCGATTTGGCGTATGCGGACTTCCAATGCCAGCAGCCGCTTTTCCAGCGAAAAAATAGGGATTAGTGCTACTTAAAATAAGTTCACGGGTATTTTTATAGATAGGATCATCAGCAGTCACATAACCCAAATAAGGGATGGAGAGAAGACTCGGTACATTTGCATCATCCATAATATTCACCTGTCCCAGACCATCTACTTCATAGGCATAGACCGTCCCAAACTCTGGATGTTCTACAATTCCATACTCACTTATTCCCTTATTGAGCTGGTCAGATAGTTTCCTAGCTTTCTTTTCCAGCTCCTGATCACCTAAAATCTCACGGGCAATTTCACACACATATCGTAAAACAACCACCGCGAACATATTGGCTGGAACCAAATACCCATATTCACAGGCATCGTCACTAGGACGAAATCCAGACCAAGTCATTCCGGTATAAGCCGTCAACGTCCCTTTGCCTTCTCGAGCTAACGTATCCGTGGGCGGACAGTTCATCCGTTGAAAAAGATATTTTGAATCGCGCTCATGGTTCTGTTCGGTAGTCCATAATGTTATGATTCTTTCTATGCCCGTTACAAATGACTCATTAAACTGACTTGTGCGACCCGAATTCTTCCAGAGCAGATAACTCAGTTGGATTGGATAACATAACGAATCAATTTCATATTTTCTTTCCCAGACTCCCGGGCTCATCTCTGTCAGATCCTCTTGGTGACCATGCCCACTTTCTTCTTCATTGAATGCGTTAGCATAAGGATCAAGCAGGATGTAAGTAAATTGTCTACGTACAAGTCCCTCAATCATGTCTGCAATTTCTTCATCTTCGGAGGCAAGGATTAGGAAAGGTCTGACCTGTGCGGCGGAATCCCGTAGCCACATCGCTGGAATATCCCCGGTAATAACAAAAGTGCTTCCGTTTGGCATTCGTTTTAAGGTTGTGTTCCAGGTGTTAGCCATACATTTCTCGAACATGTCGGCTAATTTCGGACGATCACTCAGCTGTGCTTTTACGCTAGATGCCAGTTTTTGCATCGACTCGGGTATTTCTCTAGTTGCTTTCAGTTATAATACCCCCTTTTTCTTTTGAGCTTTGAAGCGCTTTCATTGATTAGTATATTGTCATGTAATTGGTATGTCAATATGTTTATTTATTATAATAATATATCAATACATCTATAAAGATAAATATATTTCTAAAATAAATAAAAAAACCCATCCATAAAGATAGGTTTTCATAACAACTAATATATGTTTAATTTGGATAATAACCCAAATTTCTATTTAGAGATGGATTGTTTAGCAGAGCTTGTTGATTCACCAGAAATCAACTCAGCTTCCAGCATTATCTTATTGGACACACTTTGCCCGTTCATAATTCGCAATACATTTTCTACTGCGAGTCGCCCCATCTCTTCTTCATTTTGCCGTAAATGGGTAAATGCATAACCCGAACCGAGTGGAGTTGGCGGACTATCAAAGCAAATGATCGAAATATCTTCTGGAATCCGTAGCCCAAGTCGTTGGACCGCAGTTCTAGCCAGCAGCGCAATATTATATTCCACAGCAAAAAGCGCTGTTATTGTTGGATTCTTTTGCAAATGAGAAATAAGCCGTGAAATGTCATGTTCAATATTCTCATCGTTGAAGGAATCCGGTAGTGTTGAGGTCAAATCGCTGACCCACAATCCCTTGTCTACAGCTACCCCCCGCTCCGCATGCGCTTGAATAAATCCTTCTACCCGCTCTTCAAGAGCTGTGGTATCCGCTGGAGGTGGAGAGAGAAAGGAGATGTGAGTATGCCCGAGATCAAATAAATACTCCGTACCTTTGAGTGCAGCCTGCATATTATCAGTACTGATCGATGCTGCTGCCACTCCTTTTAAATGGCGATCTACCAGAACTAGCGGGAAGCGCCCTATCACCAATTTTAGAATCTCAGCATTAAAAAATTCGCCTTGAGCCGGAAAAATGATCAGACCATCTACACCTAAGCTGAGCAACTTCTGAATAGACTTCTCTTCGTTCTCCGGGACCCCAAAGGTTCTTCTTAAAACCAGAAAACAATCATTATCACGTGAAGCCTGCTCCATGCCATAAATCAAGCCTGTGCCATAGCTGTTGCCAAAGTCGGTAATAACCAGACCGATCGTCTTTTCCTCATGGTTAAAGGAATTGAAAACAGTTCCGTCGGAGACCGTCCCCGGAGATATCGCTGATTCCATGTAATCGACTGCTGGATCAGCCACAAATGAACCTCTTCCAGGTTTTCTCACAATTAATTGTTCCGCGGCGAGCATTTCCAGAGCTTTTTTACTCGTAATCCGACTAACATTATAGGCTTCAGCCAGTTCTTTCTCAGAGGGAACCCGTTCGCCTTGTCCATAAGATTTATTAAGGATAAGTTGCTTCACTTCATCAAATATTTTTTCATACATCGGTTTGGATGATGTTGTCTCACTCATGACTTTCGTTATCTCCTGACTCTAATTTTTTCATCTTATACATAATAATATATCATGATATATTAAGTTTGTCGACATTTGTGCTGCTGCTGCAAAAAAAGAGGGAGGAAGGATGTATGGTGTAAAGTGGAAAAATACAAATATTCATATATAAACAGAGATAACCCGTATTCAGCGAATGCGGGTTAAATAAAGGCTAAGTAATCGATAAGCTGTTGAAAGGCAACTGCTCCATGTTCAAATTCGTTCCCAATGATCCCTTTGGTCGGGAATCCTAATCCATCCTTGTAAAAAATAAAAGCCTTCTCCAGATCGTCCACACCTAGTGTTATTACTGTAATCCGGGGTTTCATCTATATCGAGCCTCCTATTTTCGTTTCATTACATTGTACGGATGCGCTCATAAATTGCATTTTTACTATATTCTTAGATAATATCAAACCGTATTTCATCTAACAAGTTTTTACACTTTTGTCCATTTGTTCTTTTTTTATTCAAAAACAGCTAACACAGGTCTATCGTAAATTGCTGTTCAGAATATATAATAGAGACTATCTGGTATAGAAAGGAAGTTGAATAGTTAATGAAATTTAATGATTATCGCTATGAGCGCCCGGATGTAGAGAAGTTCAAACAGGATTTTAACAACCTGCTTAAAGATCTCAATGACACCGAGCCATTAGAAGTGCAAAAGGCTTCCGTTACCGCTATTAACAAGCTTCGCAATGAGTTTGACACGCTGCAGACATTGGTTAGCGTTCGCCATTCGATCAATACAACAGATGAATTCTACAAGGCTGAACAGGAATTCATGGACGAAATTGGGCCTATCGTTCAGGAATACATAACGGACTATTACAAAGCACTCGTCAATTCCAAATACAGAGCCGAATTCGAACAAGAATGGGGCACACAGCTGCTTCAGCTTGCAGAAGTAGCTCTGCGTACTTTTAGTCCAGAAATCATCGAAGATTTACAATTGGAGAACAAACTCTCTACAGAATACGCTCAGCTTATCGCGTCCGCTAAGATTCCATTCGAAGGCGAAGAACGCACACTGACTCAGCTTACTCCTTTTGAATTGTCCACGGACCGTGATATGCGTAAACGTGCTTCACAAGCCAGATATGATTTTATGTCTGAACATGAAAGTGAATTTGATCGAATCTATGACGAGCTAGTTAAAGTCCGTGACCGCATTGCTAAAAAGCTTGGTTACAGCAACTTTGTGGAGCTAGGTTATGACCGGATGATGCGGACCGATTATAACGCCGACATGGTAGCCAACTTCCGCAAACAAGTTCTGGAGCATATCGTACCCGTCTCCCAACAGCTTAAGAAACGGCAGACTGAACGTCTAGGCCTGGATGCCTTGAAATTTTATGACGAGAACTTCAGCTTCAAGACTGGCAACGCCACTCCTAAAGGAGATCCTGACTGGATTGTAGCTAACGGATCAAAGATGTACAAAGAGCTCTCTCCGGAAACTGATGAATTTTTTACTTTTATGTTGGATAACAATCTAGTGGATTTAGTAAGTAAAAAAGGAAAGCAAGGCGGCGGCTATTGTACTTACTTCAGCCAATACCAGGCACCTTTTATTTTCTCGAATTTCAATGGAACCTCAGGGGATATTGATGTCTTGACCCATGAAGTGGGGCATGCCTTCCAGGTGTATGAAAGCCGAAATATTAATGTACCCGAATATGCTTTTCCTACTTATGAAGCCTGTGAGATCCATTCCATGAGCATGGAGTTTTTTGCTTGGCCATGGATGGAATTGTTCTTTGAAGAGGATGCAGACAAATACCGTTTCAATCATTTGGCAGATAGCCTTCAGTTTATTCCTTACGGAGTTACTGTAGATGAATTCCAGCATTTTGTTTACAGCAATCCTGAAGCAACCCCTGCTGAACGTAAGCAAGCATGGCGAGAAATCGAGAAAAAATATTTGCCGCACCGCAATTATGAAGGTAATGCTTATCTGGAACAGGGTGGATTTTGGCATAAGCAAGGCCATATCTTCGCTTCCCCGTTCTATTACATTGACTATACACTAGCACAGCTATGTGCCTTCCAGTTCTGGAAACGCTCAAATGAAGATTTCAAATCCGCTTGGAGTGATTATTTGGAGTTATGTCAAGCCGGAGGAAGCAAATCCTTTATCAAGCTAGTTGAACTTGCGGGCCTGACTTCACCTTTTGAAGATGGCTGCATTAGCTCGGTCATTGGGGAGATTGAA
It contains:
- a CDS encoding ABC transporter substrate-binding protein; translated protein: MKKWLVTSIVLVMTTTLAAGCGGNNGSADKETGNTSKAGSSTGKKTELTFWGDWGGEGQKQFETMVDAFNKSQDKIHVKYVLQQDMITKFLTSATNGGTPDVLFWDRWRTSLYAPKNVLHPVDEYLTRDGISEDDFYSESLRELSYDDKLYGLPLTVDARALFYNKKLLAEAGLQPPTTWDELEAAATKLTKWNGNKLETAGFSMGDLGLFNMYLQQAGGTMLTEDGKTNFNNEQGKQVLEFWDRLMNKDKVYKVGFELGLGEGQDAFVTGKVAMLYSGPWMLSTYNKYGKDLDYGIVPPPAGPNGDKGSVMGGFGLVIPEGSKHKEEAWEFIKWWTANKDNALLWAKTSLNLPGYKPSMEDPFFKDDPKWQPFLETLEFAKVRPNHPGYSVMETDALAPNLQLNQQNKMSIDETLKKSQEEGDKMLKDNEVVK
- a CDS encoding carbohydrate ABC transporter permease, with product MASIRKLEKHQARTAYLFITPTVLLFTVFTVIPVVMALYLSFTNYDVLSRNDWIGFDNYRRLIEDSLLWKTFRNVFLYSIIFVPFNILISLLLGILLSRSWRGVKLFRTLNYLPTLTSAVAAATVWIWLLHPEFGLVNGLLSYVGITGPAWLSETRTAMLSIIMLTLWQSVGSNMIIYLAGLQGVPDYLYESARLDGANKLACFRFITWPQLRPTTFLVSTMSIIGALQLFDQAFVLTQGGPANMTKTPVYLIYQQGFNQLQMGYASAQAFVLAVAILIFSLINMRITKAEESIV
- a CDS encoding carbohydrate ABC transporter permease; this encodes MDTSGSSLLKRSLSKTIYYIVCIVIAIVMFLPFYWSVLTSLKPDEEIFAMPIRWFPSHLTLEHYRKAFTTVPFALYFWNSLVLAVAGVLANLFFGSISGYAFAKLNFKLNKPIFRVLLAAMMIPGIVTMIPTVYVMRHIPLFGGNDIFGSGGNGLMNSFWGIILPGASGTFAVFFMRQFFLTLPSDMMEMARIEGCGEFKIFWRIYLPLTKPALATLSIFTFQAGWNSFLWPMIVLNDPNKATIQMGLQAFSYNFQTDYGPMMAGALVAILPILVLFLALQRYFVQGIAFSGIKG
- a CDS encoding GntR family transcriptional regulator, translated to MSETTSSKPMYEKIFDEVKQLILNKSYGQGERVPSEKELAEAYNVSRITSKKALEMLAAEQLIVRKPGRGSFVADPAVDYMESAISPGTVSDGTVFNSFNHEEKTIGLVITDFGNSYGTGLIYGMEQASRDNDCFLVLRRTFGVPENEEKSIQKLLSLGVDGLIIFPAQGEFFNAEILKLVIGRFPLVLVDRHLKGVAAASISTDNMQAALKGTEYLFDLGHTHISFLSPPPADTTALEERVEGFIQAHAERGVAVDKGLWVSDLTSTLPDSFNDENIEHDISRLISHLQKNPTITALFAVEYNIALLARTAVQRLGLRIPEDISIICFDSPPTPLGSGYAFTHLRQNEEEMGRLAVENVLRIMNGQSVSNKIMLEAELISGESTSSAKQSISK
- a CDS encoding glycoside hydrolase family 125 protein, with amino-acid sequence MQKLASSVKAQLSDRPKLADMFEKCMANTWNTTLKRMPNGSTFVITGDIPAMWLRDSAAQVRPFLILASEDEEIADMIEGLVRRQFTYILLDPYANAFNEEESGHGHQEDLTEMSPGVWERKYEIDSLCYPIQLSYLLWKNSGRTSQFNESFVTGIERIITLWTTEQNHERDSKYLFQRMNCPPTDTLAREGKGTLTAYTGMTWSGFRPSDDACEYGYLVPANMFAVVVLRYVCEIAREILGDQELEKKARKLSDQLNKGISEYGIVEHPEFGTVYAYEVDGLGQVNIMDDANVPSLLSIPYLGYVTADDPIYKNTRELILSSTNPYFFAGKAAAGIGSPHTPNRYIWPIALAIQGMTSVSIEEQEVLLHLLEKTDAGTGFMHEGFHVDNPDEFTRPWFSWANMMFCELVLMRCGRQIKRG
- a CDS encoding M3 family oligoendopeptidase, which encodes MKFNDYRYERPDVEKFKQDFNNLLKDLNDTEPLEVQKASVTAINKLRNEFDTLQTLVSVRHSINTTDEFYKAEQEFMDEIGPIVQEYITDYYKALVNSKYRAEFEQEWGTQLLQLAEVALRTFSPEIIEDLQLENKLSTEYAQLIASAKIPFEGEERTLTQLTPFELSTDRDMRKRASQARYDFMSEHESEFDRIYDELVKVRDRIAKKLGYSNFVELGYDRMMRTDYNADMVANFRKQVLEHIVPVSQQLKKRQTERLGLDALKFYDENFSFKTGNATPKGDPDWIVANGSKMYKELSPETDEFFTFMLDNNLVDLVSKKGKQGGGYCTYFSQYQAPFIFSNFNGTSGDIDVLTHEVGHAFQVYESRNINVPEYAFPTYEACEIHSMSMEFFAWPWMELFFEEDADKYRFNHLADSLQFIPYGVTVDEFQHFVYSNPEATPAERKQAWREIEKKYLPHRNYEGNAYLEQGGFWHKQGHIFASPFYYIDYTLAQLCAFQFWKRSNEDFKSAWSDYLELCQAGGSKSFIKLVELAGLTSPFEDGCISSVIGEIESWLNSINDKEL
- a CDS encoding glycoside hydrolase family 76 protein; its protein translation is MNQLEIGIWEVRANQAQAALDSFFWNEAIKMYNIETPCPNGECNTIFHYWWMAHAVDVLVDGLQRTRENWYAERLSALHEGLLQRNGGVWPNELYDDMEWMALAWLRAYQATGVEGYKDTALLLWNDIQTGWNEHMGGGIAWQKSQLDYKNTPANAPAAILAARLYQAFGEASNLEWALKIYRWQKEHLVDPATGFVWDGMNRTGNGQIDKDWKYSYNQGVFIGAAVELYRITKEQEYLEDAHLTFAAAAHELADSQGGVLPDEGNGDAGLFKGILIRYTAEWVKADSAAVDAVDFLRANAECLWEQGKSEDTVLFGTDWTSSTAGVIQLSSQLSAIKLLEKMAELTKEQV